The region ATACTATCATTAGGCACTACAATAAGTGGTTTTTTAGCATTTCCTCTCTCCATTGCTTCATGCATAGACAAAATACCGGATAAGGTTTTTCCAAACCCTACCTCATGTGCTAAAAGGCCTACACCCTTTGTTGTTAATCTTCCGATTCCGGCTTTTTGAACTTCTGTTAATGCTAGATCCTCACCTTTGAAGTTTCTGTGGATCTTAGAGAATAAAGGAAATTTTGAATAGTTGGGGACATGAATATTATTGTAGTTTTTATTGAATTCTGTTACAAACCTGTCCTTTAGTTCCTGGGAGAGTTCTTCCCGGATGAATTTAGAAAACAAATCATTGGCAGCAGCTTTTCTTCTCTCTCTGACCAGGGCATTTCTTTCTTTATCACTTCCGGTAACAGTTTCATTATCTACAAAGCTTCTCACTTCCCAGGATGAAGATCCTGCAAAAGCTTCACTGGATAATGTACCTACAAAATCTTTAAATTTGTCAGCCATAGAATAGTCTTCTATAACGGGCTCATTTTTTCTGGATATCTGATTAAAACGAAGCTTTTCTATGGTTCCTAAATCAAATTTGTGAACGAATTCATGATTAGGGCTTATAGAGATGTCTTCCAGTGATTTTGGCTTAGGTAGAACACTTTCCAATAATGTCTTTTGTTTTTCATACTGACCGGCAGTGCCGGAGGCGATAACATCTTTATCTTTTTCTAACTGCTGAAGCTTCATATAAATATTTCCTTCAGCATAATAAAAATCGTGTACCCACTTACCGTTATAATAATTTGCATATGCATGATGTTCACTATGATTATTTAAAGTGCCATCATAGGCCGTATCTCTAAAGGCTTTAATTTGTTCTGAGGTTATGTCCGGATTATTCTGAAGAGCCGTATCTACAATGTCATCTTGCTTAGAGAACTGATATTTCAGAATTCCCTTTTTAATAATAGGTTCAAATTGAATTTCATATGGAGAATCCTTTTCATGTCTTGTCTGAAGAATCTTATCCGCTTTTAAGGAGATATCCTGAATTTTTTCTGTAGAAAGTGAGCTAGGGTTTTCAAGTAGCTTGATATCTAGTTTAGTGTATTTATTTATCTCTTTTAATATAGCAGGGGATTTAAACTTTATTCCCTGAAGATATTCAAGAGCTCGATTTACTTTTTCTTGTACAATTTTTAGCTCTTCTTCTTTTTTATTCTCAGTAGCAGAATTAGTTTCTAAACTTTTACTTATATCTACTAATACAGACCTGGGATCTTTAAATTGTTCCTTTTTCAGTTTGGAAGGATTTGTGATTCCTGGAATCACCTGTTTTTCTTCAGCGAATAAATCTTCAAATAGATTACCTATTCTTTCTGTATTTTTATTTCGTTGAATTTTGTCTAAAAGTAAAAGAGCTTGTTCGATAGTTCCGTGAACGTATGTTTCCATTCTGCCAAAGCGATTGGATTTTTCACGAGGGTCTCCAAGAATATGTAAAGGATACTTTTCAAAATAGTTTGAAATATTATGAGATATGTTTTGCTGATTCTTTTTAAGGATAATGATATCGGTCCCGATCCCGGTTCCTGCAAAAGCTCCCCTGGGTAAGCGATAAGCATTTATTAAGTCCGCACCAAAGAATTTTTTTTGTCTGTCAATCCATCCTGAGGGAAGGACCATAGCGAGAACTCCTCCTGATTTTAAAGAATCTATTCCACGTTTTACAAAATAATCTTCATATTTAGAAATCTTAGGTTCTTCACCTAAACCTTTATATAATCCTCTATGCTCACCATAGGGCGGATTTCCGATAATGAGATCGTATTTTTCACTATATTCTTCAGAACTAACTTTGCCACCTTTTTCATCAATGAATTCTGTTTCAAAGGATCTAAGGTTAATATTCACATCGGGATGAAATATTTTAGCAATCTTTGCTGTGGTTTCATTAATTTCAAATCCTGTGATTTCCGATTTTGAATGAAAATTTCCAATAGCATATACAAAGTTTCCAATTCCGATACTCGGTTCCAGAACAGATAGTTCCTTATTATTTTTAAATTGATCTTTGATTAAGTTACTAATGGCCAGGACAATTTTAGGATCGGTATAGTATTCATCAAGAATTCCCCGGCCTTCTTTTTTTATTCCACCACTTTTAAACTGATTGCAAATATCTTTTAAATCATCAGTAATGGTGATACCTGGATATAATTGTATCGTTTTATCATCGGATACAAAACACGCAAGAGAAACTACTTCAGCAATCTGATCATTACTAAGCTTCTGACCTCTATATTTTTTGGTAAGAGTATCTAATTGATCTTGATTACCGGTAGCAATTGAATTTAAATTTCCTGATCTTCTATCGGGTATAGCTCTCCTGGATAAGATTCCGCCCAGGGAATGTTCTGCTCCTTCATTTTCTGAAGCATCATTTTGTTGTGTTCTAGTCGTGAATTTTCCTCTTCGTCCTGATCCTGTGGAATAGCTCCGCTCTGTGCTTGTAAGTCCATCTCCAGCATTGTCGCTGCCCATAATAAGTCCTGAGTAGTTATCTCCGTTTTGCTGGGATTGGCTTTTCTGGCTGAGTCTTCCAGAATCTCGCTCAGGAGTTTCGTCTCCCATGTGCTTAATGTTGGAAACTTCTCCTGGTCTAATTGTAGTGTGTTCATTTTTAAATGAATTATTAGTGGCTAAATTACTGTTATTATTTTGAATATTTAGTTTATGCTTGAGATAATCATTGAGATCATTATTAGCATTTTCAGATATATTATAGAAAGGACGTATATCTTTAATATTCTGATCTTTTAAATCATTTAAGATCTTTTCAGTAGTATAATTTCCAGCTTTATCTCCATCCAGGCAAAGGAATATTTTTCCTTTAAAATTTTCATACCTACTGGTGAATTTATCGGCATTCGTAATGGAATTTAGGATGATGAGTGTCCTGTTATTGTTTCTATTATTTTCTTTCTGCAATTGAAGAAAAGAAAGCGCATCAGTCATACCCTCAAAGACTAATATTTCATCTTCTTTGTTTCCTTTGATTACTGAGATGTCATTTTTTCCAATTTTGGTTTTTGCTAGTGGATTTCGGATTTCATAGCCTCCGGATAAATTTTCTATACCAATACCAAAATATTTTTTTTCGCCGGTACTGAAATGTATTTGCTGGGTATTTTCCTGAAGAACTTCTTTTGAAATTCCTCTTTCCCTAAAATAAGCGAGAAGTTTATCATTATTTGGAGTTATAATATTAGATATTTCGGTGGAGCTCTTTTCATTAGAAGATTGGCTTATATGTTTTTTTCTTTCCGCAACATAATCCTGAACTCCGGAGAAATCCTGAAGAAATTCTAAAGCTTCTTTCCAGGTTTTGTTCTGGGTGTTCATTACAGCTTTTATAATTCCACCACCTTCTCCTGTTTTAAAGTCATAGAATCCTGTATTATTAACTGAATATTTATTATTTTCAGTTCTAAAGTAGAAGTCATGACCGGTTTTACGTTCAAAATTAACGATACCCTGTTTTTCAAGGTAAAGGAAATAATCTACAACGGAACTATTATTTGAAATTTCATCAATTTGCTCCTGAGTGAATTCATTTCTTTGGTTATTCATGAGCTTTGTTTTTAATAAACCTGTTAAACTCAAAAATTTCTTTGGCATCCTTATCCCATTTTGCCCTTGGTAAGAGCTGTAGCGTTACAAAAATGTCCTTTTTTTTATTGTAGGAATCTATTCTCTCAATTCTTCCTTTATAATCTTTGTCCGCTTGTTTGTATAATGAATAGGGTAGGATAGTATCTGTGGGGTAGATGTAATATCTGGTGAAACTCTCCGGAGCATTGATTTCAAAACGTTTATAAGTTTTTCCAAAGAGGACAGTATCACTAATATTTTTTCTATGCTCATAGTTAGGAACCCATTCTTTAGTAAAGATAGCTCCGGCTTTCTTATCAAATATAGATTGACCTTTTTGTTTTTTCTTGATATCCGAAATAATGACGTTTCCAGAATTGTTCTGCCCAAGATCATAATAAAGAGAATCCTGGATAAAATATACTGCATTCGTTAAACCAGGCATTGCCAAGTCAGGAACGAGTTCTATAATTGAATCTCCTGAGTAGTTCAGTCTTGATACATGGAAGTTCTGGATTTTCTCCAGATTCTTTGAAGCATTGAAATAGACGTTTGAAATGATATCAATACCTCCTTTTTCAGATTTTACCTCTTTATTGCAAGAAATGAGTGCAGAAATAAAAAGAATGGCTGGTAGTATTATTGTGATAGTTTTTTTCATAATGATTGATTTTATAATTAGAAAAAGCTTTCTTAAAGGCATAAAAAAAGCGGTAAAACCTTTAAATTTCGGTTTACCGCTGAAAAAAACTATTTAGATTTAATTTTTATGAATATTTCATTTTATTTTAAAAACTATTTATCATTATAATGTCCTTTTGCTTTGATGATATCAATAATGACTTCTTCGTCAAAAATTTCGTAGACAAGTCTATCTCCTTTATTAATTTTTCTACTCCATACTTCACCGTCAAAATGCTTTAGTTGCTCAGGGTGTCCAGTTCCTTTTCTAGGCGTTTCAGTCATTTCTTCAATCATGGTAGATATTTTTTCCATATCTATCTTTCTTCCGGATTTTTTAATTTCCTTAAGATCTTTGATAGCCTGACTGGAATATTGAATTATATACTTTGCCACAGTTTTTTAGTTTCAATAGTGACTAGTTTCCCATCTTTTTTCTCTTGACGAGCTTTTTCTATATATTGATGCAGCTCTTCTGTGGAATAGGAGCTATCAGCCTCATCTTCCGTAAAAGTGGGTACAAACTTGATTTTCATTTCTTTTAATAAAGATTTTAATAAGTCTAGCTGTCTTTTATTTTCAGGTATTATTAAAAGCTTTTCCATGTTTTATTTAATTAAAAATTCATCTTTTGGTTTACAGTACAAAGTACTGTAAAGATACAAAAAATCAAAAATGAATGCCTATTTTTAAATACTCATTTTTATGGTTTCTCTATGAAATAGTGATTTCTAACCCAAGTGCATGAACAATTTTAATGAAATTAGATAATTGAATATCAGTCTTTCCTTGCTCTAGCTGTGAGATATATTCTCTTTTTTTACCTATTTTATCAGCAAGCTCTTGTTGTGTCATTTTTTTAGACTTCCGGGTATCTTTAATAAGCTCTGTATAATACCAATTGTAGGCTCTTTCCATTAAAGCTTGTCTTTCGGGAGTACCCTCTTTTCCATATTTTTCGTCCAAATAGTCATCCGCTCTTTTAAGCTTAGACAATTTTTTAGGATCTAATTGCTTTATCATAATTATTTATAATCTTTTTAAAATGTTAATAGCATTTTTTATTTCTTTTCGATAATCTTTTGTTCCCTTCTTTAGAAAACCATTCAAAAGAATAAGTTTCGTTGCCTGTATAATATTATCATGATCAATAGAGAATATTATACTCCTATACTCATTATAACCTATTGAGATTCGTAATTCATACAATTGATCTACTCCTACTATTTTCTTTACAAATTTTGTATTTAGAACATAAGTACCCCTTAGAAGAACGATAGCATCAT is a window of Elizabethkingia anophelis R26 DNA encoding:
- a CDS encoding helicase-related protein; protein product: MNNQRNEFTQEQIDEISNNSSVVDYFLYLEKQGIVNFERKTGHDFYFRTENNKYSVNNTGFYDFKTGEGGGIIKAVMNTQNKTWKEALEFLQDFSGVQDYVAERKKHISQSSNEKSSTEISNIITPNNDKLLAYFRERGISKEVLQENTQQIHFSTGEKKYFGIGIENLSGGYEIRNPLAKTKIGKNDISVIKGNKEDEILVFEGMTDALSFLQLQKENNRNNNRTLIILNSITNADKFTSRYENFKGKIFLCLDGDKAGNYTTEKILNDLKDQNIKDIRPFYNISENANNDLNDYLKHKLNIQNNNSNLATNNSFKNEHTTIRPGEVSNIKHMGDETPERDSGRLSQKSQSQQNGDNYSGLIMGSDNAGDGLTSTERSYSTGSGRRGKFTTRTQQNDASENEGAEHSLGGILSRRAIPDRRSGNLNSIATGNQDQLDTLTKKYRGQKLSNDQIAEVVSLACFVSDDKTIQLYPGITITDDLKDICNQFKSGGIKKEGRGILDEYYTDPKIVLAISNLIKDQFKNNKELSVLEPSIGIGNFVYAIGNFHSKSEITGFEINETTAKIAKIFHPDVNINLRSFETEFIDEKGGKVSSEEYSEKYDLIIGNPPYGEHRGLYKGLGEEPKISKYEDYFVKRGIDSLKSGGVLAMVLPSGWIDRQKKFFGADLINAYRLPRGAFAGTGIGTDIIILKKNQQNISHNISNYFEKYPLHILGDPREKSNRFGRMETYVHGTIEQALLLLDKIQRNKNTERIGNLFEDLFAEEKQVIPGITNPSKLKKEQFKDPRSVLVDISKSLETNSATENKKEEELKIVQEKVNRALEYLQGIKFKSPAILKEINKYTKLDIKLLENPSSLSTEKIQDISLKADKILQTRHEKDSPYEIQFEPIIKKGILKYQFSKQDDIVDTALQNNPDITSEQIKAFRDTAYDGTLNNHSEHHAYANYYNGKWVHDFYYAEGNIYMKLQQLEKDKDVIASGTAGQYEKQKTLLESVLPKPKSLEDISISPNHEFVHKFDLGTIEKLRFNQISRKNEPVIEDYSMADKFKDFVGTLSSEAFAGSSSWEVRSFVDNETVTGSDKERNALVRERRKAAANDLFSKFIREELSQELKDRFVTEFNKNYNNIHVPNYSKFPLFSKIHRNFKGEDLALTEVQKAGIGRLTTKGVGLLAHEVGFGKTLSGILSMHEAMERGNAKKPLIVVPNDSILKQWVETIFETIPNAKVNVLGNLGKDYDLSKFDNHGGEISIVTYEGFNNIGFSEEITQSLASKFSYISESELKSVNSISERDMQIELMKEKEIEGKMKRGKIYDWEDFAFDHLTYDEVHNANHIVGKVKIEDRRFASDFRNQNQQTSKLGINTWMAAQYIQNKNDGRNVSLLSATPFTNKPLEYYSILSLIANKRLEESGYFNVNNFFETFMEADNDMEIDAKGDVKFKANVRRFKNNALFQQLLSEFIDMKGEEDNPQLKRPNRINKEYKIGQNDLTFEQYELLNDSFSEKEKGAILTHILNARLIAISPYLSPYYDEEQPCLKDFIENSPKLKLTMDLIRQNKSDLPGAGQIIYSELAVAEFPKLKDYLVTEVGYPKDEIGIITGATSKNQRIAIQNDFNKGKIKIIIGSEAIQEGMNLQEKTSDLYLLSLPYNFTSLRQVEGRAWRQGNKWENVRINFMLTNDSIDVFMLQKLQAKQSRYLEAMKRGANVVDISDINTQELKTSIITNPETRADIEIELMKKRIESDKNRLLADSAFVLRKYEDFLKVKEKINIAQESYNTAKQLANEDGPNSDYWKSILPYRLQNIEAAKTKVSTAIQKLEQKGVNVTEIENQTALSEEKIAKLDKMLEDLPFTREKMVSQYHREKQEKLKANEARDYIKEREKENKALFKISTLPTTIITVESKVSKTPEVGQKENSFLEIYSGRKR
- a CDS encoding DUF2683 family protein, which gives rise to MEKLLIIPENKRQLDLLKSLLKEMKIKFVPTFTEDEADSSYSTEELHQYIEKARQEKKDGKLVTIETKKLWQSI
- a CDS encoding Txe/YoeB family addiction module toxin translates to MAKYIIQYSSQAIKDLKEIKKSGRKIDMEKISTMIEEMTETPRKGTGHPEQLKHFDGEVWSRKINKGDRLVYEIFDEEVIIDIIKAKGHYNDK
- a CDS encoding helix-turn-helix domain-containing protein, with translation MIKQLDPKKLSKLKRADDYLDEKYGKEGTPERQALMERAYNWYYTELIKDTRKSKKMTQQELADKIGKKREYISQLEQGKTDIQLSNFIKIVHALGLEITIS
- a CDS encoding type II toxin-antitoxin system RelE/ParE family toxin — translated: MKKDETYREIIFTEEFEQFLNQLDNKIKNKYDDAIVLLRGTYVLNTKFVKKIVGVDQLYELRISIGYNEYRSIIFSIDHDNIIQATKLILLNGFLKKGTKDYRKEIKNAINILKRL